A genomic region of Papaver somniferum cultivar HN1 chromosome 7, ASM357369v1, whole genome shotgun sequence contains the following coding sequences:
- the LOC113295579 gene encoding zinc finger CCCH domain-containing protein 65-like → MEEAIHSGFLRRRPHLGSKTVDTLLKIMSLCADDQESQNSNPIVFDARNSGVRRNDSENELVKDKSTEVVLGVENLMILDDEVGSLVVKEPQQGNVDEAKVVDEHVRNEILEPIRHPEDMQVQSSSSEQNVGNEVAGDHQREETCLTEPVNLNSAASLLTDMDIEDGEIPDGLGLYNELVDLINEDLASNEEKTGGEDQIHLEVNKESNIEAQREEDRAAVEKYMSSACTQEEIKMKKNKRKLDRDCAVGVGNRNLKRGYEDDLLPGAGNGGKEIDEANVDAPAKKPCLSDRILEQSYGDDLLQEAGSSGRESSEAKVPAITKEAGFCNRQLERGYDDDLLRDAGTSGKDNGEAEMAETTKKNTKAGEKRSGVPSKERKAKKRMNERKKRAQTRREQGVKRLRIEPQISKPKPPKYCEFYLKGRCQKGYSCKFSHDTTPLTKSQPCKFLPLQQCLKGDDCPFDHQLSKYPCNNYVSNGSCNRGDKCLFSHKILETPKLSDVSPTEAVSQPSPNNLNTKRSQNTKNISPCILNNISSGASLKTPSTTGSHVHKNPEQSVLEKMRSPAQPPKGVTLLSFGNSPSNNSSVRPPAQPPKGVTLLSFGNSPPNNSSMRPPAQPPKGVKLLSFGISPLNNSSNKTNSNGTEASSQIDQETLKTAQSSNQLFQKTTPSTSASASQGSQNSSQNLQNKNPAQRAPSSTLSFAAKYESEMMKNRSKIPTGLSTTANSSKTPSSSTAASSSIDNIQNRLLKASPLLQEFLFGFGGTDGKL, encoded by the exons atggaagaagcaATTCATTCCGGGTTTCTTCGTAGGAGACCTCATCTGGGGAGTAAAACAGTCGATACTCTTCTCAAAATCATGTCTTTATGTGCTGATGATCAGGAGTCTCAGAATTCTAATCCCATCGTATTTGATGCCCGAAATTCAG GTGTTCGAAGAAATGACTCAGAGAATGAATTGGTAAAAGATAAAAGCACTGAGGTGGTTTTAG GAGTTGAAAATTTGATGATTCTAGATGATGAGGTTGGTTCTTTGGTAGTTAAGGAACCACAGCAAGGGAATGTTGATGAGGCCAAAGTTGTTGATGAGCATGTAAGGAATGAAATTCTGGAACCAATTAGACATCCAGAAGATATGCAAGTGCAAAGTTCTTCTTCTGAGCAGAATGTTGGGAATGAAGTGGCAGGTGATCATCAGCGAGAAGAGACGTGTTTGACGGAGCCAGTTAATTTAAATTCTGCTGCTTCTTTACTCACTGATATGGACATTGAAGATGGTGAAATTCCCGATGGTTTAGGTCTCTATAATGAATTAGTAGATTTGATAAATGAGGATCTTGCATCGAATGAAGAAAAGACTGGTGGCGAAGACCAGATTCATCTTGAAGTTAATAAGGAGAGCAATATCGAGGCTCAACGAGAGGAAGATAGGGCGGCAGTTGAAAAATATATGTCTTCAGCTTGCACCCAGGAAGAAATTAAGATGAAAAAGAACAAGAGGAAACTTGATAGAGATTGCGCCGTTGGTGTTGGTAATAGAAATCTCAAACGGGGTTATGAGGATGATTTGCTTCCAGGAGCGGGAAATGGTGGAAAGGAAATTGATGAAGCCAATGTGGATGCACCAGCAAAAAAGCCATGTTTGAGTGATAGAATTCTCGAACAAAGTTATGGGGATGATTTGTTGCAAGAAGCAGGGAGTAGTGGAAGGGAAAGTAGTGAAGCCAAAGTGCCTGCAATAACAAAAGAGGCAGGGTTTTGTAATAGACAGCTTGAACGGGGTTATGATGATGATTTGCTGCGAGATGCAGGAACTAGTGGGAAGGATAATGGTGAAGCCGAAATGGCTGAAACAACAAAGAAG AACACTAAAGCAGGTGAAAAAAGATCAGGAGTTCCTAGTAAAGAAAGAAAAGCTAAGAAAAGG ATGAATGAGAGAAAAAAGAGAGCACAAACACGGAGAGAACAAGGAGTCAAGAGGTTGAGAATTGAACCacaaatttcaaaaccaaaaccacCAAAGTATTGCGAAttttatcttaaaggaagatgtcAGAAG GGTTATTCCTgcaaattttcacatgatacaaCTCCATTGACGAAGTCCCAG CCATGCAAGTTTTTGCCACTCCAACAGTGCTTGAAAGGTGATGACTGTCCATTTGATCACCAACTCTCTAAGTATCCATGTAACAACTACGTCTCCAATGGTTCTTGCAACAGAGGAGATAAATGCTTGTTCTCGCACAAG ATCTTGGAAACTCCTAAACTATCTGACGTTAGCCCAACAGAAGCAGTGTCTCAGCCTTCACCGAATAACTTAAATACAAAGAGAAGTCAAAACACAAAAAACATTTCTCCTTGTATACTCAACAACATATCAAGTGGGGCGTCTCTGAAGACCCCGTCAACAACAGGATCCCATGTCCACAAGAACCCTGAGCAGAGCGTGCTGGAAAAAATGAGATCGCCTGCACAACCACCTAAAGGAGTTACATTACTCTCATTCGGCAATTCACCTTCGAATAACTCCAGTGTGAGACCACCTGCACAACCGCCTAAAGGAGTAACATTACTCTCATTCGGCAATTCGCCTCCCAATAACTCCAGTATGAGACCACCTGCACAACCACCTAAAGGAGTAAAATTGCTGTCATTCGGAATTTCGCCTCTGAATAACTCCAGTAATAAGACGAACTCGAATGGCacagaagcaagcagtcaaataGATCAAGAGACATTGAAAACGGCCCAAAGTTCGAATCAGCTGTTCCAGAAGACTACACCGTCAACATCAGCTTCTGCAAGTCAAGGATCACAAAACTCATCACAGAACCTGCAAAACAAGAATCCAGCTCAAAGAGCACCGTCCTCAACCTTATCTTTTGCAGCCAAGTACGAATCAGAAATGATGAAGAACCGGTCAAAAATTCCCACCGGCTTGAGCACCACCGCCAACAGTAGTAAGACACCGAGCAGCAGCACTGCCGCCAGTTCAAGCATTGATAACATCCAAAATCGATTGCTGAAAGCTTCTCCTTTGCTTCAAGAATTCCTCTTCGGTTTTGGTGGAACTGATGGTAAACTGTAA
- the LOC113300538 gene encoding uncharacterized protein LOC113300538: MKLKMFRSLFCRLGANLRRTTATTINGGSFSSSSSTETRYFLFTLQNPDVLVINRASSMFCSCSATSNSFSSSSDSSFVVSFLINSCGLSESESLTVSKKIKFNPKYQPDLVVKLFQKYGFPKPQISKLITRRPVCLLSNPLKTLKPKLDFFKSRGLHGIELIVTDPIVLTWSLKDTIIPTFDILKSILRTDRNIIEFLKRTVSQMFSRNLAKTLVVNLERLRYEGVPQSYISKYLLERPIYIGDADKFEEAVEKVKEMGFDPLKTTFLVAIEGLTVSEASWYTKVDAYKRWGWSDNQIQKAFRQSPRCMMYSVKKITSVMDFLVNEMGYDSSSIEEAPMILNNSLKEGIIPRCSVVRILVSNGLIKEKLSPRVISRMTDKSFSDKFVKPYEHEAPELMMVFQGQLKR; this comes from the coding sequence atgaaattgaaaatgtTTAGATCCTTGTTCTGTAGATTGGGAGCAAATCTCAGAAGAACAACAGCAACAACCATCAATGGAGGATCattctcatcatcatcgtcaACAGAAACTAGGTATTTCCTCTTCACATTGCAGAATCCAGATGTTCTGGTTATAAATAGGGCTAGTTCCATGTTCTGTTCCTGCTCTGCTACTAGTAATAGTTTCAGTTCATCTTCTGATTCTTCATTTGTGGTTAGTTTTCTAATAAATTCATGTGGATTATCTGAATCTGAATCTCTTACTGTATctaagaaaatcaaattcaatcccAAATACCAACCTGATTTAGTTGTAAAATTATTTCAAAAGTATGGTTTCCCTAAACCCCAGATTTCAAAACTCATCACTAGGCGTCCAGTATGTTTGTTATCAAATCCtcttaaaaccctaaaacccaaaTTGGATTTTTTCAAATCGAGAGGGTTACATGGAATTGAACTCATTGTAACTGACCCAATTGTTCTGACATGGAGTTTAAAAGACACTATTATCCCTACCTTTGATATCCTTAAGAGCATTCTTCGTACTGACAGAAACATTATTGAATTCCTTAAGAGGACAGTTTCTCAGATGTTTAGTAGAAACCTAGCTAAGACATTGGTGGTCAACCTAGAGCGTTTAAGATATGAAGGTGTTCCTCAATCTTATATTTCTAAGTATCTACTCGAACGACCTATATATATTGGAGATGCTGATAAATTTGAAGAGGCTGTTGAGAAGGTTAAAGAGATGGGTTTCGACCCTTTGAAAACTACATTTCTTGTAGCTATCGAGGGATTAACAGTGAGTGAAGCCTCTTGGTACACTAAAGTGGATGCTTACAAGAGATGGGGTTGGTCTGATAATCAAATTCAAAAGGCATTTAGGCAAAGTCCTCGTTGTATGATGTATTCCGTGAAGAAGATTACATCAGTTATGGATTTCCTTGTGAATGAAATGGGTTATGACTCATCGAGTATTGAGGAAGCCCCGATGATTTTAAATAATAGCTTGAAGGAGGGGATTATCCCTAGGTGCTCTGTTGTTAGAATTTTAGTCTCCAATGGTCTGATTAAAGAAAAACTTTCTCCTCGGGTAATTTCAAGAATGACAGATAAATCCTTTTCAGACAAGTTTGTGAAACCATATGAACACGAAGCTCCTGAACTAATGATGGTATTCCAAGGTCAGTTGAAGAGATGA